The following are from one region of the Georgenia sp. M64 genome:
- a CDS encoding MscL family protein, with protein MKGFKDFIMRGNLVELAVAFIMATAFAAVVTAFTAIVLEALAKAGGAPNFDEWAPGGFTTVGPFLTALVAFVILAFVVYFFIVKPYEAAKTRFTKPTAEDEAVAEEIALLREIRDALRERRQV; from the coding sequence GTGAAGGGCTTCAAGGACTTCATCATGCGCGGCAACCTCGTCGAGCTCGCCGTCGCCTTCATCATGGCGACGGCGTTCGCGGCCGTGGTCACCGCCTTCACCGCCATCGTCCTCGAGGCGCTGGCCAAGGCCGGCGGTGCCCCGAACTTCGACGAGTGGGCACCCGGCGGCTTCACGACCGTGGGGCCGTTCCTCACCGCCCTTGTCGCGTTCGTCATCCTGGCGTTCGTCGTCTACTTCTTCATCGTCAAGCCCTACGAGGCGGCGAAGACGCGGTTCACGAAGCCCACGGCGGAGGACGAGGCCGTCGCCGAGGAGATCGCCCTGCTTCGCGAGATCCGCGACGCGCTCCGCGAGCGTCGCCAGGTCTGA
- a CDS encoding penicillin acylase family protein translates to MSVVRKVAIVVAALVVVVLVVGAGLATVLVRRPLPDHAGAATLDSLGAEVEIIRDERGVAHLYGSSDTDLMRAQGYVHAQDRFFEMDYRRHVTAGRLSELVGENDAALNADSAIRTMGWRHVAEQEWDLLGEESRALYEAYAEGVNAYLDRREASELGLEYTILGMSTELRPVEPWTPVDSIAWLKAMAWDLSGNLDDEIGRAAALRPLAGNVARVEELYPEYAYEEATPIVAPQGESVEAAAHRPEEPGDASDAAVSAASAALGQAAAALRAVPGMLGQGSGIGSNSFVVSGEHTTTGAPLLANDPHMALPSPSLWTQVGLHCTEPSPTCTFDVTGVSFSGLPGVIIGRNPELAWGLTTLPADVTDLTLERLYDDGTYLRDGERVALETRRETIEVNGGASRVITVSATAHGPIVSEVLPDVDAAGSVPVPEGAPPAGFSGYAVALQWTALTPGRTPEAIFALNRATTAEEVAAAAALLEVPSQNIVFATADGDIGYQAPGRIPVRGAVPDSPVPSDGSWPRPGWDPRFDWQGFVPAEQMPAVLNPGEGFVVAANQAVMPAGEGPFLTSDWSAGYRSERIRTILEGRIAAGEQLDVAAMNEIMLDDASPFGPAVVPALLQVDIDDPFVSEAVDELRTWSAAGFPTSADSSGAAYFNAVWANLLDLTFADDLPASQAPDGGGRWLRVITNLLEDPSNPWWDDRTTVNLVEGRDEILRQAMFTARQQLTNSLGKDAEDWEWGNLHRFAPQHPVLGGQSVPAAVRRLVNPAPIGVAGGGAVVNATHYDASARDDLGRGEYTVTAGPAVRLVADLAEPDASTWVISTGTSGHPGADAYTDQLRAWAQGETYPWPSSREAVEEVASATLTLRPPE, encoded by the coding sequence ATGTCTGTGGTGCGCAAGGTGGCGATCGTCGTGGCCGCGCTGGTCGTCGTCGTCCTCGTGGTGGGCGCGGGTCTGGCGACCGTCCTCGTGCGCCGCCCGCTGCCGGACCACGCCGGCGCCGCCACCCTGGACTCCCTCGGCGCCGAGGTGGAGATCATCCGTGACGAGCGCGGGGTCGCCCACCTGTACGGGTCCTCGGACACCGACCTCATGCGCGCGCAGGGTTACGTCCACGCCCAGGACCGGTTCTTCGAGATGGACTACCGCCGGCATGTCACCGCCGGACGCCTGTCGGAGCTGGTCGGCGAGAACGACGCGGCGCTGAACGCCGACTCGGCGATCCGCACGATGGGCTGGCGCCACGTCGCCGAGCAGGAGTGGGACCTGCTCGGCGAGGAGTCCCGGGCGCTCTACGAGGCCTACGCGGAGGGCGTCAACGCCTACCTCGACCGGCGTGAGGCCTCCGAGCTGGGGCTGGAGTACACGATCCTGGGGATGAGTACCGAGCTGCGCCCGGTCGAGCCGTGGACCCCGGTGGACTCCATCGCGTGGCTCAAGGCCATGGCGTGGGACCTCAGCGGCAACCTCGACGACGAGATCGGGCGGGCGGCGGCACTGCGGCCCCTGGCCGGGAATGTCGCCCGGGTCGAGGAGCTCTACCCCGAGTACGCCTACGAGGAGGCCACGCCGATCGTCGCGCCGCAGGGCGAGAGCGTCGAGGCCGCCGCCCACCGCCCCGAGGAGCCGGGCGATGCCTCGGACGCGGCCGTCTCCGCCGCGTCGGCGGCGCTGGGCCAGGCGGCGGCCGCGTTGCGGGCCGTCCCGGGCATGCTGGGGCAGGGCAGCGGCATCGGGTCGAACTCCTTCGTCGTCTCCGGCGAGCACACCACCACGGGCGCGCCGCTGCTCGCCAACGACCCGCACATGGCGCTGCCCTCGCCGAGCCTGTGGACCCAGGTGGGTCTGCACTGCACCGAGCCGTCGCCCACGTGCACCTTCGACGTCACGGGTGTGAGCTTCTCGGGCCTGCCCGGTGTCATCATCGGCCGCAACCCCGAGCTCGCCTGGGGGTTGACCACGCTCCCGGCCGACGTCACCGACCTCACCCTCGAGCGCCTCTACGACGACGGCACGTACCTGCGTGACGGCGAGCGGGTCGCGCTGGAGACCCGGCGCGAGACGATCGAGGTCAACGGCGGTGCCTCGCGCGTCATCACCGTCTCGGCGACGGCGCACGGTCCGATCGTCTCCGAGGTCCTGCCCGACGTCGACGCGGCGGGCTCGGTGCCGGTCCCCGAGGGGGCGCCGCCCGCCGGGTTCTCCGGCTACGCCGTCGCCCTGCAGTGGACCGCGCTGACCCCCGGTCGCACGCCGGAGGCGATCTTCGCGCTCAACCGCGCCACCACGGCCGAGGAGGTCGCCGCCGCCGCGGCGCTGCTCGAGGTGCCCTCGCAGAACATCGTCTTCGCGACCGCCGACGGCGACATCGGCTACCAGGCGCCGGGGCGCATCCCTGTGCGCGGGGCGGTGCCGGACTCACCGGTGCCGTCCGACGGCTCCTGGCCGCGGCCCGGCTGGGACCCGCGGTTCGACTGGCAGGGGTTCGTCCCCGCCGAGCAGATGCCCGCCGTCCTCAACCCCGGCGAGGGCTTCGTCGTCGCCGCCAACCAGGCCGTCATGCCCGCCGGTGAGGGCCCCTTCCTCACCTCCGACTGGTCCGCCGGCTACCGCTCCGAGCGCATCCGCACGATCCTCGAGGGACGCATCGCCGCCGGCGAGCAGCTCGACGTCGCGGCGATGAACGAGATCATGCTCGACGACGCCAGCCCCTTCGGTCCCGCCGTCGTGCCGGCGCTGCTCCAGGTGGACATCGACGACCCCTTCGTCTCCGAGGCCGTCGACGAGCTCCGGACGTGGTCGGCGGCCGGCTTCCCGACGAGCGCGGACTCCTCCGGCGCCGCGTACTTCAACGCCGTGTGGGCCAACCTCCTCGACCTCACCTTCGCCGACGACCTGCCGGCGTCCCAGGCGCCCGACGGCGGCGGGCGGTGGCTCCGCGTGATCACCAACCTCCTCGAGGACCCGTCCAACCCCTGGTGGGACGACCGCACCACGGTCAACCTCGTCGAGGGCCGGGACGAGATCCTCCGCCAGGCGATGTTCACGGCCCGCCAGCAGCTCACGAACTCGCTCGGGAAGGACGCCGAGGACTGGGAGTGGGGCAACCTGCACCGTTTCGCCCCGCAGCACCCGGTGCTCGGTGGGCAGAGCGTGCCCGCCGCGGTGCGCCGGCTGGTCAACCCGGCGCCGATCGGGGTGGCCGGGGGTGGCGCGGTCGTCAACGCCACGCACTACGACGCGTCCGCCCGCGACGACCTGGGCCGTGGCGAGTACACCGTCACCGCCGGCCCCGCCGTGCGTCTGGTCGCCGACCTGGCCGAGCCCGACGCCTCCACCTGGGTGATCTCGACCGGCACCTCCGGCCACCCCGGTGCCGACGCGTACACGGACCAGCTCCGCGCCTGGGCGCAGGGCGAGACCTACCCCTGGCCGTCCTCACGGGAGGCGGTCGAGGAGGTCGCGAGCGCCACCCTGACGCTGCGGCCGCCGGAGTAG
- a CDS encoding SAF domain-containing protein translates to MSVTVSTLAPPPPAGVPVLSLARDIPAGTVLTDADVAPRTLPAAAAPAALTAPADAVGRTLAVGLPAGTALVEGMLVGPGLAGAAPEGMVVIPVPLADAGSAALAEPGRRVTLVAADSDLSGTAGAARVVARDVVVLAVQPPQAGGNLLDPGTSGVTTIFVAAREADATALVGAGAWAPLRAVIR, encoded by the coding sequence GTGAGCGTCACCGTCTCGACGCTCGCTCCGCCACCGCCGGCCGGGGTGCCGGTCCTCAGCCTCGCCCGCGACATCCCGGCCGGCACCGTTCTGACCGATGCCGACGTCGCGCCCCGCACCCTGCCGGCTGCCGCCGCGCCCGCCGCCCTCACGGCTCCCGCCGACGCGGTCGGCCGCACCCTTGCCGTCGGGCTGCCCGCAGGCACCGCACTCGTGGAGGGCATGCTCGTCGGGCCTGGGCTGGCCGGCGCCGCTCCGGAGGGCATGGTCGTCATTCCTGTCCCGCTGGCTGACGCGGGCTCGGCCGCCCTGGCCGAACCGGGACGCCGGGTCACGCTCGTCGCCGCGGACTCCGATCTCTCGGGCACGGCCGGGGCCGCCCGGGTGGTGGCCCGCGACGTCGTCGTCCTGGCAGTCCAGCCGCCTCAGGCCGGCGGGAACCTGCTCGACCCCGGCACCTCAGGCGTGACGACGATCTTCGTCGCAGCCCGCGAGGCCGACGCCACCGCACTCGTCGGCGCCGGTGCGTGGGCGCCTCTTCGGGCGGTGATCAGGTGA
- a CDS encoding FmdB family zinc ribbon protein, which yields MPTYAYRCTVCGHEFEAKQSFSDDALTVCPECGGALRKLFSSVGVVFKGSGFYRNDSRSTSTSTAPASEPAKTAPPKETAKPASTTAAPSTAARSTAAKSAG from the coding sequence GTGCCTACCTATGCGTACCGCTGCACCGTGTGCGGTCACGAGTTCGAGGCCAAGCAGTCGTTCTCCGACGACGCCCTCACGGTGTGCCCGGAGTGCGGCGGTGCGCTGCGCAAGCTCTTCTCGTCGGTGGGCGTGGTCTTCAAGGGGTCGGGCTTCTACCGCAACGACTCTCGCTCGACGAGCACCTCGACGGCACCGGCGAGCGAGCCTGCCAAGACCGCACCGCCCAAGGAGACCGCGAAGCCGGCGTCCACGACCGCAGCGCCGTCGACCGCTGCGAGGTCGACGGCGGCGAAGTCCGCAGGCTGA
- a CDS encoding dipeptidase yields MHELVEQVLAEIPLVDGHNDWPYALRGRAGSSVEDLDRPRTGFHTDIPRLRAGRVGAQFWSVFVPSTLPEPEAVVGTLEQIDLVHRLVARYPGTFALACTEPDVLAAFSSGRIAALLGAEGGHAIAGSAGVLRALARLGVRYLTLTHNDSTSWADSATGTEVAGGLDATGRAVVAEMNRIGVLVDLSHTAETTQHAALDVAAAPVMFSHSSARAEGDHPRNVSDAVLARLAGNGGVVQLTFVPSFLSVAAARWWREAQEALGEHAFPWPRAPRPGEDPAVAVVENDTALHTAVPEEELARWEADHPRPTVGIADVVRHVEHAREVAGVDHIGLGGDYDGVDRLPDGLEDVSGYPRLLDALAERGWSRAELAALVGGNVLRVLRDADDAAVETLWPRVR; encoded by the coding sequence GTGCACGAGCTCGTCGAGCAGGTCCTGGCCGAGATTCCGCTCGTCGACGGCCACAACGACTGGCCCTACGCCCTGCGCGGCCGGGCCGGGTCCTCCGTCGAGGACCTCGACCGGCCCAGGACGGGCTTCCACACCGACATCCCACGCCTGCGGGCCGGGCGGGTCGGCGCCCAGTTCTGGTCGGTGTTCGTCCCGTCCACCCTGCCCGAGCCGGAGGCGGTGGTGGGCACGCTGGAGCAGATCGACCTCGTGCACCGGCTCGTCGCCCGCTACCCGGGCACGTTCGCCCTGGCCTGCACCGAGCCGGACGTGCTCGCGGCCTTCAGCTCCGGCCGGATCGCCGCTCTCCTCGGTGCCGAGGGCGGCCACGCCATCGCCGGCTCCGCGGGCGTGCTGCGGGCGCTGGCCCGGCTGGGGGTGCGCTACCTCACCCTCACGCACAACGACTCCACGTCCTGGGCGGACTCGGCCACCGGCACCGAGGTCGCCGGCGGGCTGGACGCCACCGGCCGGGCGGTGGTCGCGGAGATGAACCGCATCGGGGTGCTCGTGGACCTCTCGCACACCGCGGAGACCACCCAGCACGCCGCGCTCGACGTCGCGGCCGCGCCGGTGATGTTCTCCCACTCCTCCGCCCGGGCCGAGGGCGACCACCCGCGCAACGTCTCCGACGCCGTCCTGGCCCGGCTGGCCGGCAACGGCGGCGTCGTCCAGCTGACCTTCGTGCCGTCCTTCCTCTCCGTGGCGGCGGCCCGGTGGTGGCGCGAGGCCCAGGAGGCCCTCGGTGAGCACGCCTTCCCGTGGCCCCGGGCACCCCGGCCGGGGGAGGACCCCGCCGTGGCCGTCGTCGAGAACGACACGGCCCTGCACACGGCGGTGCCCGAGGAGGAGCTCGCCCGGTGGGAGGCCGACCACCCCCGGCCCACGGTCGGCATCGCGGACGTCGTGCGGCACGTCGAGCACGCCCGCGAGGTCGCCGGGGTCGACCACATCGGTCTCGGCGGCGACTACGACGGCGTCGACCGGCTCCCCGACGGGCTCGAGGACGTCTCGGGCTACCCCCGGCTCCTGGACGCCCTGGCCGAGCGCGGCTGGTCCCGGGCGGAGCTCGCCGCGCTCGTCGGCGGCAACGTCCTGCGGGTGCTGCGCGACGCCGACGACGCCGCGGTGGAGACCCTCTGGCCGCGGGTGCGCTGA
- a CDS encoding CHAD domain-containing protein encodes MARYLRAQVDTLTELVDAVRADEPDAVHRMRVATRRLRSALATFGPLLEPADRLRDDARWLGRRLGAVRDAEVMAARLTEHASGLGDDDAVAALARVLEERHRAAHAELVEALDSPRAGDLTRALDRFRAGPLVPGTSGKDLRRRVRKDHRRVVRRLEAALAEDDPAVRDPLLHEARKAAKRLRYAAEAVAPAVGKPAVRLAAAAEELQEVLGEHQDAVTARALLEGLRPAATEPETWLHARVALVERDLADRAEARVPRARRRLGRTKVRGWLG; translated from the coding sequence GTGGCGCGGTACCTGCGCGCGCAGGTCGACACCCTCACCGAGCTCGTCGACGCCGTCCGGGCCGACGAGCCCGACGCGGTGCACCGCATGCGGGTGGCGACGCGGCGGCTGCGCAGCGCGCTGGCGACCTTCGGGCCGCTCCTCGAGCCGGCGGACCGGCTCCGAGACGACGCCAGGTGGCTGGGCCGGCGGCTCGGGGCGGTCCGTGACGCCGAGGTGATGGCCGCCCGCCTGACCGAGCACGCATCCGGTCTCGGCGACGACGACGCCGTCGCCGCCCTCGCGCGCGTTCTCGAGGAGCGGCACCGCGCCGCCCACGCCGAGCTCGTCGAGGCGCTGGACTCCCCGCGCGCCGGCGACCTGACCCGTGCGCTGGACCGGTTCCGTGCGGGGCCGTTGGTCCCCGGCACGTCCGGCAAGGACCTGAGGCGCCGGGTCCGCAAGGACCACCGCCGGGTGGTGCGCCGGCTCGAGGCGGCGCTCGCGGAGGACGACCCCGCCGTCCGCGACCCGCTGCTGCACGAGGCCCGCAAGGCAGCCAAGCGGCTGAGGTACGCCGCGGAGGCGGTCGCGCCCGCCGTCGGCAAGCCGGCGGTCCGCCTCGCCGCGGCCGCGGAGGAGCTGCAGGAGGTGCTGGGTGAGCACCAGGACGCCGTCACCGCGCGGGCGCTGCTCGAGGGGCTGCGGCCCGCGGCGACCGAGCCCGAGACGTGGCTGCACGCCCGGGTCGCGCTGGTCGAGCGCGACCTCGCCGACCGGGCGGAGGCCCGGGTGCCGCGCGCACGGCGGCGGCTCGGACGCACGAAGGTGCGGGGCTGGCTGGGCTGA
- a CDS encoding DUF222 domain-containing protein, with translation MAVTAELPGSETTALLTTAQDALTAVLTTDLLDHPAQVALDVLDQAETLRRQVEALTAQALTAIEADGRWALDGARSMATWYRNRSGRHHSAAARKVRQARALRDHLPATATALATGAISVDHAAALVRHTTDTPARQALLRHHEVGEDFLLRHATTMDAQGFTLALRHWALRADPDAADRAYRADADREEFYLAETTDGYVPGGWLSKATGTALLTALDARVGTPAATDTRTPNQRRAGALGSLAHLTLDAGVLKPFARVRPHLCVTVPFTTLALLAQTTPTPHHPSCPATRTTSPGPTSPGASGPGAAFGLTPVTTGANDTTDTATGVTGGTDTAAAAPCTCGAPEALISADVDLAAMAAAEPATFPDGTPLPPALLARLACSSGIHRVVFGPDSQPLDVGREERLYTTAQTRAIIARDRHCQYPDCSAPPGEGEIHHSLWWYSQHGPTDLRKGILLCWHHHDHVHNRHITIERHTDRWTFHRRDGTLLGTTTFRTN, from the coding sequence ATGGCGGTCACCGCCGAGCTGCCCGGGAGCGAGACCACCGCCCTGCTCACCACGGCGCAGGACGCCCTCACGGCGGTCCTGACGACCGACCTGCTCGACCACCCCGCCCAGGTCGCCCTCGACGTCCTCGACCAGGCCGAGACCCTGCGCCGCCAGGTCGAGGCCCTGACCGCCCAGGCCCTGACCGCGATCGAGGCCGACGGCCGGTGGGCCCTGGACGGGGCCCGGTCCATGGCCACCTGGTACCGCAACCGCTCCGGCCGCCACCACAGTGCCGCGGCCCGCAAGGTCCGCCAGGCCCGCGCCCTGCGCGACCACCTCCCCGCCACCGCGACCGCCCTGGCGACCGGCGCGATCAGCGTCGACCACGCCGCCGCCCTGGTCCGCCACACCACCGACACCCCGGCCCGCCAGGCCCTGCTGCGCCACCACGAGGTCGGCGAGGACTTCCTCCTGCGCCACGCCACCACCATGGACGCCCAGGGCTTCACCCTGGCCCTGCGCCACTGGGCCCTGCGCGCCGACCCCGACGCCGCCGACCGCGCCTACCGCGCCGACGCCGACCGCGAGGAGTTCTACCTCGCCGAGACCACCGACGGCTACGTCCCCGGCGGGTGGCTCTCCAAAGCCACCGGCACCGCGCTCCTGACCGCCCTCGACGCCCGGGTCGGCACCCCCGCCGCGACCGATACCCGCACCCCCAACCAGCGCCGCGCCGGCGCCCTGGGCTCCCTGGCCCACCTCACCCTCGACGCCGGCGTCCTCAAACCCTTCGCCCGGGTCCGACCCCACCTTTGCGTCACCGTCCCCTTCACCACCCTGGCCCTGCTCGCCCAGACCACCCCCACCCCCCACCACCCCTCCTGCCCCGCCACCCGCACCACCAGCCCCGGCCCCACCAGCCCCGGCGCCAGCGGCCCGGGCGCCGCGTTCGGCCTCACCCCGGTCACGACCGGCGCCAACGACACCACCGACACCGCCACCGGCGTCACCGGCGGCACCGACACCGCCGCCGCGGCCCCCTGTACCTGCGGCGCCCCCGAGGCGCTCATCAGCGCCGACGTCGACCTGGCCGCGATGGCCGCCGCGGAGCCCGCCACCTTCCCCGACGGCACCCCCCTGCCCCCCGCCCTCCTGGCCCGCCTGGCCTGCTCCTCCGGCATCCACCGCGTCGTGTTCGGGCCCGACTCCCAACCCCTGGACGTCGGCCGCGAGGAACGCCTCTACACCACCGCCCAGACCAGGGCGATCATCGCCCGGGACCGCCACTGCCAGTACCCCGACTGCTCAGCACCACCCGGCGAGGGCGAGATCCACCACTCCCTGTGGTGGTACAGCCAGCACGGCCCCACCGACCTCCGCAAAGGCATCCTGCTCTGCTGGCACCACCACGACCACGTCCACAACCGCCACATCACCATCGAACGACACACCGACCGATGGACCTTCCACCGCCGCGACGGCACCCTCCTCGGCACCACCACCTTCCGCACCAACTGA
- the mscL gene encoding large conductance mechanosensitive channel protein MscL, translating into MLQGFKEFVARGNAVDLAVGVVIGAAFGGVVTAIVEKVLNPLVAGIVGQPNFDDVLAFTLGDATVQPGAVVTALVNFLLVAGAIYFLVVTPMNRLAARRRDEEAEPAAPADDVRVLTEIRDLLAAQASAPADAERR; encoded by the coding sequence ATGCTGCAGGGATTCAAGGAGTTCGTCGCGCGAGGGAACGCCGTGGACCTCGCCGTGGGCGTCGTCATCGGCGCGGCTTTCGGCGGGGTGGTCACCGCCATCGTCGAGAAGGTGCTCAACCCGCTCGTGGCGGGGATCGTCGGGCAGCCGAACTTCGACGACGTCCTCGCCTTCACCCTCGGCGACGCGACCGTCCAGCCCGGCGCCGTCGTCACCGCGCTCGTGAACTTCCTGCTCGTCGCCGGCGCGATCTACTTCCTCGTGGTCACCCCCATGAACAGGCTGGCCGCGAGGCGTCGGGACGAGGAGGCCGAGCCGGCCGCCCCGGCGGACGACGTGCGAGTGCTCACGGAGATCCGCGATCTGCTGGCCGCCCAGGCGAGCGCCCCGGCCGACGCCGAACGCCGCTGA